Proteins encoded in a region of the Ornithodoros turicata isolate Travis chromosome 3, ASM3712646v1, whole genome shotgun sequence genome:
- the LOC135388343 gene encoding galactoside alpha-(1,2)-fucosyltransferase 2-like isoform X1: MGIPRIPFLSSDTDGVDLDTRSGIKDVRTMRSCRRRLLHLLAVGIIIIYLAYSLTTAMSPLSGFDSQEIMEQPTGNGSHATVAKGVWTLDNGGRLGNQMGGYAALYALAKVNRRQAYVHPDMYKILKPYFRFTLPILARKALSTTNWRFYQLEDRMKENYAHIRDLHVWFKGFPCSWTFYQSIREEIVKEFTFHEHIKGKAWKTLHKLRGNRTEPTFIGVHVRRGDYVRIMRDSFKGVVADKTYFQKATGYFRSRYKELVFVVVSDDIAWCKENIDTSLGDVYFPGDGDEKSPGSDLALLVQCNHTIMTLGTFGYWAGYLAGGEVVYLANFTLPDSPMLNFFFPPAAYLPEWVGIQVDLSPILRRNVSQGVGSNSNSLYYNTFTVILLSICIMYYNTRPRKVFLSVL, translated from the exons ATACAGACGGCGTCGACTTAGACACTCGGTCAGGCATTAAAGATGTACGTACG ATGCGGTCCTGCAGACGACGTCTGCTACATCTGTTGGCCGTCGGGATCATCATTATTTACTTGGCTTACAGCCTGACTACCGCAATGTCCCCCCTGAGTGGTTTTGATTCTCAagaaatcatggaacagccaACAGGCAACGGTTCTCATGCCACTGTGGCCAAAG GTGTCTGGACACTAGACAACGGAGGACGATTGGGAAACCAGATGGGTGGATATGCTGCCCTCTATGCGTTGGCTAAAGTGAACCGACGACAGGCTTACGTTCATCCTGACATGTATAAAATCCTGAAACCATACTTCCGCTTCACACTTCCCATCCTTGCTCGGAAGGCACTTAGCACTACGAACTGGAGATTCTACCAACTAGAAGACAGAATGAAAGAGAATTATGCTCATATTCGAGATCTGCATGTCTGGTTCAAAGGCTTCCCCTGTTCCTGGACCTTCTACCAGAGCATTCGTGAAGAAATCGTTAAGGAGTTCACGTTCCACGAACACATCAAAGGCAAGGCTTGGAAGACACTGCACAAGCTAAGAGGAAATAGAACTGAGCCTACATTCATCGGTGTTCACGTCAGACGCGGTGACTACGTCCGCATCATGCGTGATTCGTTCAAGGGCGTCGTAGCAGACAAGACTTATTTCCAGAAAGCCACAGGTTATTTTAGATCGCGTTACAAGGAGTTGGTATTCGTTGTGGTCAGCGACGATATCGCGTGGTGCAAAGAAAACATCGATACTTCATTGGGGGACGTTTACTTTCCTGGCGACGGGGACGAAAAATCCCCTGGCAGCGATCTAGCTCTGCTCGTCCAATGTAACCATACCATCATGACACTTGGGACGTTCGGCTACTGGGCCGGCTATTTAGCCGGTGGGGAAGTCGTCTACTTGGCTAACTTCACGCTCCCTGATTCACCAATGTTGAATTTCTTTTTCCCACCTGCCGCGTATCTTCCTGAGTGGGTCGGTATTCAGGTGGACCTCTCCCCGATTCTGAGGCGAAATGTCAGTcaaggggtgggcagtaatagtaatagtttgtattataatacttttactgtaatacttttgagtatttgtattatgtattataatactcgtCCTCGAAAAGTATTtctatctgtattataa
- the LOC135388343 gene encoding galactoside alpha-(1,2)-fucosyltransferase 2-like isoform X2, with the protein MKHITVAPTIDEEHVPSWEYLGSLFSVQMRSCRRRLLHLLAVGIIIIYLAYSLTTAMSPLSGFDSQEIMEQPTGNGSHATVAKGVWTLDNGGRLGNQMGGYAALYALAKVNRRQAYVHPDMYKILKPYFRFTLPILARKALSTTNWRFYQLEDRMKENYAHIRDLHVWFKGFPCSWTFYQSIREEIVKEFTFHEHIKGKAWKTLHKLRGNRTEPTFIGVHVRRGDYVRIMRDSFKGVVADKTYFQKATGYFRSRYKELVFVVVSDDIAWCKENIDTSLGDVYFPGDGDEKSPGSDLALLVQCNHTIMTLGTFGYWAGYLAGGEVVYLANFTLPDSPMLNFFFPPAAYLPEWVGIQVDLSPILRRNVSQGVGSNSNSLYYNTFTVILLSICIMYYNTRPRKVFLSVL; encoded by the exons ATGCGGTCCTGCAGACGACGTCTGCTACATCTGTTGGCCGTCGGGATCATCATTATTTACTTGGCTTACAGCCTGACTACCGCAATGTCCCCCCTGAGTGGTTTTGATTCTCAagaaatcatggaacagccaACAGGCAACGGTTCTCATGCCACTGTGGCCAAAG GTGTCTGGACACTAGACAACGGAGGACGATTGGGAAACCAGATGGGTGGATATGCTGCCCTCTATGCGTTGGCTAAAGTGAACCGACGACAGGCTTACGTTCATCCTGACATGTATAAAATCCTGAAACCATACTTCCGCTTCACACTTCCCATCCTTGCTCGGAAGGCACTTAGCACTACGAACTGGAGATTCTACCAACTAGAAGACAGAATGAAAGAGAATTATGCTCATATTCGAGATCTGCATGTCTGGTTCAAAGGCTTCCCCTGTTCCTGGACCTTCTACCAGAGCATTCGTGAAGAAATCGTTAAGGAGTTCACGTTCCACGAACACATCAAAGGCAAGGCTTGGAAGACACTGCACAAGCTAAGAGGAAATAGAACTGAGCCTACATTCATCGGTGTTCACGTCAGACGCGGTGACTACGTCCGCATCATGCGTGATTCGTTCAAGGGCGTCGTAGCAGACAAGACTTATTTCCAGAAAGCCACAGGTTATTTTAGATCGCGTTACAAGGAGTTGGTATTCGTTGTGGTCAGCGACGATATCGCGTGGTGCAAAGAAAACATCGATACTTCATTGGGGGACGTTTACTTTCCTGGCGACGGGGACGAAAAATCCCCTGGCAGCGATCTAGCTCTGCTCGTCCAATGTAACCATACCATCATGACACTTGGGACGTTCGGCTACTGGGCCGGCTATTTAGCCGGTGGGGAAGTCGTCTACTTGGCTAACTTCACGCTCCCTGATTCACCAATGTTGAATTTCTTTTTCCCACCTGCCGCGTATCTTCCTGAGTGGGTCGGTATTCAGGTGGACCTCTCCCCGATTCTGAGGCGAAATGTCAGTcaaggggtgggcagtaatagtaatagtttgtattataatacttttactgtaatacttttgagtatttgtattatgtattataatactcgtCCTCGAAAAGTATTtctatctgtattataa
- the LOC135388343 gene encoding galactoside alpha-(1,2)-fucosyltransferase 2-like isoform X3 produces MRSCRRRLLHLLAVGIIIIYLAYSLTTAMSPLSGFDSQEIMEQPTGNGSHATVAKGVWTLDNGGRLGNQMGGYAALYALAKVNRRQAYVHPDMYKILKPYFRFTLPILARKALSTTNWRFYQLEDRMKENYAHIRDLHVWFKGFPCSWTFYQSIREEIVKEFTFHEHIKGKAWKTLHKLRGNRTEPTFIGVHVRRGDYVRIMRDSFKGVVADKTYFQKATGYFRSRYKELVFVVVSDDIAWCKENIDTSLGDVYFPGDGDEKSPGSDLALLVQCNHTIMTLGTFGYWAGYLAGGEVVYLANFTLPDSPMLNFFFPPAAYLPEWVGIQVDLSPILRRNVSQGVGSNSNSLYYNTFTVILLSICIMYYNTRPRKVFLSVL; encoded by the exons ATGCGGTCCTGCAGACGACGTCTGCTACATCTGTTGGCCGTCGGGATCATCATTATTTACTTGGCTTACAGCCTGACTACCGCAATGTCCCCCCTGAGTGGTTTTGATTCTCAagaaatcatggaacagccaACAGGCAACGGTTCTCATGCCACTGTGGCCAAAG GTGTCTGGACACTAGACAACGGAGGACGATTGGGAAACCAGATGGGTGGATATGCTGCCCTCTATGCGTTGGCTAAAGTGAACCGACGACAGGCTTACGTTCATCCTGACATGTATAAAATCCTGAAACCATACTTCCGCTTCACACTTCCCATCCTTGCTCGGAAGGCACTTAGCACTACGAACTGGAGATTCTACCAACTAGAAGACAGAATGAAAGAGAATTATGCTCATATTCGAGATCTGCATGTCTGGTTCAAAGGCTTCCCCTGTTCCTGGACCTTCTACCAGAGCATTCGTGAAGAAATCGTTAAGGAGTTCACGTTCCACGAACACATCAAAGGCAAGGCTTGGAAGACACTGCACAAGCTAAGAGGAAATAGAACTGAGCCTACATTCATCGGTGTTCACGTCAGACGCGGTGACTACGTCCGCATCATGCGTGATTCGTTCAAGGGCGTCGTAGCAGACAAGACTTATTTCCAGAAAGCCACAGGTTATTTTAGATCGCGTTACAAGGAGTTGGTATTCGTTGTGGTCAGCGACGATATCGCGTGGTGCAAAGAAAACATCGATACTTCATTGGGGGACGTTTACTTTCCTGGCGACGGGGACGAAAAATCCCCTGGCAGCGATCTAGCTCTGCTCGTCCAATGTAACCATACCATCATGACACTTGGGACGTTCGGCTACTGGGCCGGCTATTTAGCCGGTGGGGAAGTCGTCTACTTGGCTAACTTCACGCTCCCTGATTCACCAATGTTGAATTTCTTTTTCCCACCTGCCGCGTATCTTCCTGAGTGGGTCGGTATTCAGGTGGACCTCTCCCCGATTCTGAGGCGAAATGTCAGTcaaggggtgggcagtaatagtaatagtttgtattataatacttttactgtaatacttttgagtatttgtattatgtattataatactcgtCCTCGAAAAGTATTtctatctgtattataa
- the LOC135389246 gene encoding tigger transposable element-derived protein 6-like → MTGTAKLKPLVIGKSRNPRAFKNVRSLLVDYRWNQKAWMTSAIFTEWLLQLEKKMKEQKRHIAVILDNCSAHSKVPKMTYVKVLLLPPNCTSVLQPLDQGIIRSLKSHYRRRMLEEILINIEAKVPKPTNIDIRQAIEMLTGAWRSVMQEVVETCWRKAWFIESRDDGTIFTAANCCDEPESLQRA, encoded by the coding sequence ATGACCGGGACAGCGAAGCTGAAGCCGCTAGTGATAGGCAAGTCTCGAAATCCACGCGCATTCAAGAACGTACGCAGCCTCCTGGTAGACTACAGATGGAACCAGAAAGCCTGGATGACTTCAGCGATATTCACCGAATGGCTGCTGCAgctagaaaagaaaatgaaggaacaGAAAAGGCACATCGCTGTCATCCTGGACAACTGTTCTGCACACTCCAAAGTTCCCAAGATGACGTACGTCAAAGTGCTGCTTCTTCCACCGAACTGTACGTCGGTGCTTCAACCCCTCGACCAAGGCATTATTCGCTCGCTCAAGTCGCATTACCGAAGACGGATGCTAGAGGAAATCCTCATCAACATCGAAGCAAAAGTTCCAAAACCAACGAACATAGATATCCGCCAGGCCATTGAAATGTTGACTGGCGCATGGCGGAGTGTGATGCAAGAGGTTGTTGAAACTTGCTGGCGCAAAGCCTGGTTCATCGAGTCGAGAGACGACGGAACCATTTTCACCGCAGCTAACTGTTGTGACGAGCCTGAATCCTTGCAGAGGGCATGA